Below is a genomic region from Brassica rapa cultivar Chiifu-401-42 chromosome A08, CAAS_Brap_v3.01, whole genome shotgun sequence.
TTCATGAGCTACCATCACATTATCTTGAATATGCCGGCCAGGAACAAAAGCTGCTTGTGACTCTGATATTAACCCATGCAAGCAATCTTTCATTCGCGCCATTAGTATATTTGATATTACTTTGTATCCTACCGTACAAAGACTAATTGGCCGATAGTCCTTAATCATTGATGCATCAGTTGATTTTGGAATCAAACATAACTGCGTATGGTTAACTGATGGGTCCATCACTCCATTGTCAAAGAACGCATGGACCATTTTACTGACATCTGAACTAATAACATCCCAAAATTGTTGATAGAAGGCGCCTGAGAACCCATCATGTCCAGGAGCTCTATCTTGACCAATATTAAAAGCTGCTTCGCGGATCTCTGATTCTGTAACTGGTCTTATCAACCAAGTATTCATGTCCATAGATACTTGATTTGTTGGAATGAAAGTATCTGAATCCCATTCAGTCCCTCCTGCTGTAAAAAGCTCACTAAAGTACTTCTCGGCCACACTTGCAATAGCCTCATCCTTTGTATGAATAATACCTTGATCGTCAGTAacacttttaattttatttgtagatCGTCTTGACCTAGTAATATTATGGTAAAACTTTGTGTTACGTTCCCCCAGTTTGAGCCACCTATTTCTGCTCTTTAGTCTCCAGAATTCTTCTTCATCAGAGTAAGCTTGATTAAGTTGCCTCTGTAAGACATGGATCGTAGTTATAGGCACCGTATGATCCCGTGTGGCTCTATCTATCTGCAGGCGAATATTGTGGATTTCTTCAGCAGCATTAAAACGGTGAACTCTCTTCCAGTGTGCCATAGTCTTCCTACATTGAACCAATTGCTGAGACAGGTTCAGATCGCCTAGGTTCTGTTCCCATTTTTGTGTAACAATAGAACAAAAGCCTTCTTGCTTGTAGAGACGTTTATCATAGCGAAATAGACCTCTCTTTTGATCCTGATTATATCGTACAGAGATAATCATTGGACGGTGATCTGATTCTGCAAGTTCAAGATATTCATTTTCAGAGAAAGGGAAATTATTAAGCCACACAGAGTTCACAAATACTCTGTCCAGACAACATTCTATTACTTCATTCCTTCTTCGGCCAACCCAACTGAAGTTATTACCCTTTGCCTGTAAGTCTTTCATATCACATATCTCAAGCATAGTCTTGAAATCCTTCACACTACTCTCACTTCTAATTCTTCCTCCTTTCTTCTCAGCCGGGTCACTAATCTCATTCATGTCACCACATAACATCCAAGGTCCTACTCGATTAACAGCAATACGTTGAAGTTTCTCCCATAGGTGACTTCTAAATTTAGGAACCGGATTTCCATAAATACAAGACAAGTAGAAACTGAAATTTTTATAATCCACAAAGAGATCTACAAGCCTTTCATCAGAGGAAATACAAGAAACAGAAACATAACTTTTCCAAAGCACAGCCAACCCACCACTTAACCCTCTAGGAGGTACAAGTTCCATACTATCATAACCCAAAGACACTCCTACATCTCTTACATAGTCATTTCCTTGCTTAGTTTCCACCAGGAACAACAAGTCAGGAGAATACACCCTCTGTAACTCCCTTAGACGTCGAACTGTGAGGCGTTGTCCCAAGCCCCGACAGTTCCAAACTTCAACTCTCATGGTGGAGTTGGTGGATTCGGGCCCACCGCGCCTCTGCAGAAAGAAGGAGGAGTGAGAGTGTCAGTCTCATCCTCCATCGCACCATAATCCGTCTGGATTTTCCGTAAAGAGTTGTTGCCTTGAGCTGACTCTATCTTGGAGTACTTCTCGGAAACAATGGGGAACTTATCCGCAAACACCTCCTCTTCTCTCTGTCTTTTACGAGATGACTCTCCAGAAGCACTTCCAGATTCCAAGAAGCTCCCATATTGCTGGAAAGTACGATCAGAAGACCAACCTCCATCGATGCTAACATGATCCTGAGATTGCCTCCTAGAGGCTGGAAGAAGACCTCCATCTCCAGTAAGACACTCCTCCAGCAGAGTGTCAACAAACAGATTACGCCTCACAGTGTGTTGATGCCAATCCTCATCACGCAGGGCATGCTGGACCCCAGCAGAAGCAGCTTGAGCACGATACACACCATCTTCTACCCGATCTTCCCCCAAGTCAGCTGCACTTCCGTCAGAGTCCTCATTTGGATTTCCCATCTCTGCATTCTGATTATCTGGTGCCGCATCCTCTGCTTGTTGATGTCCTTCACCACCATCATTAGCATCATGATCATCTCCTTCCTCTGGGTGATGTTGAGGTTGATTAAGACACTCGCCAGTGTCATGAGTTAGCATACCACATGTCTCACAAAAACCCCTCAATCTTTCATATCTGAACCGAAGGAGAGTATTAACTCCCGGAACAAATTGAAAATTCTTCTGGAAACGAAGAGGAAGGTTGACATTCCAAAGAATCTTCACTCGAACAAACTCAATTGCTGAGGCAGTTTCAGGATTGAAATCAACATCCTTCACTTCACCAATCCTATCACCAATGTGCTGGATCACGTCAGCAGTCAGGTACTGCAGCGGAATGCCCCTTATCTGAACCCAAAAAGGAATGGTGTTTAACTCCTCCTCCATCAGATCCGGAGTCCATCTCTGAACCACCAGCATCCTGTCATTGAAAGCCCAAGGACCCCGGTTGATAACCGAGCGCATCATTTCTTCAGATggaaaaacaaattgaaacttGGTACGTTCAATCAGTCTCCCAGTAATGAGACCAGTGAGACCCCACATTCGCGGCAGAGAGGTGAGCATTGCTCGTATGTTCTGCTTCCTGCGGATTAGAGGACGCCCCATTAGTGAGAATTGGTTCACCCGAACCGCTTCATGGCACACTGCTTGTGGTAGCATCTCAGGCGCATCATCTGCTCCCAGATTGAGATCTTGGATCGCTCGGCGTAAGTTATCAGCCATTGTGTTACGAATTTGATATGAGCGAAAATTAAGAGAAAGTAAAGCAATATGATTGAGATTGTAGTAAGAGTTTACCCGAGATTCATATTTATAGAGAGTCCGGGTGAGAGTGGGAAGAAACCGTTCATCAGAGTGGGGGTGAATGTCCACTATGGAGATCGAGGAGACAATCGAGCGCAACCGCTCCACATCTGTCTCTAAATCTGACAAAACCGTCATCAGACGAACGGTTTTTGGATAACATTCCATTCGGAAAACTGTTTTTCCGACCACCATAAAATCGCCTTTAAAATCGCCTCTTTAATTAATTAACCGGAACAATCACCGATCAAAAGCTAGTTAATATTGTTTTCGAACTTTTTTAAACTTGTACAATGACATTGTTATCCCGACAAGCAACGTTGTTCCCTTCCACTcatctgaaaagaaaaaaagacaaaacaaaaataagtacgtaaataaataaataaataaaatcagaaCGATATATATCTACTACGTCTCTCCTCCCTCTCGCCAGATTTCAATCATCGACTCGATTTCAGATCCGAGATAAAAACTTCGAACATGTCTACGTTCAGCGGCGACGAAACAGCTCCCTTCTTCGGTTTCCTCGGCGCCGCAGCCGCACTCGTCTTCTCCTGTAATTTCCTCTTTCTCTCTACTCTCATCCTTGTTCGTCGTGATCGCCTTCCTTTTTTCTTGgaaaaatgttttgagattCGTGTAGTTGTTTGAGAAATGTCTAGGAAAATGCACACATGATTTGATTGAAAGAACTAGTCTCTTAGGTTCGATCTGCGTCCAGAGCCAAAATGGATATGTTATTTATTGGATATGGTTTGCGTTTGACCTTGGATCATGTGATTCAGTCATCATTATATTGTAGTTAAGTCATTCTTTTTTGGCTGTTAAATTTGATCTAAGAGGTCATAGGTTCAAATCCCGTTGGGAGAAGTCTGCATTATATTACACATAGTATGAGTCTCGTGGGATCCTGTAAGaattgtttatattttggaCATGTTGTTTAATATGTGAATTTTTCGTTGTATGGATAGGTATGGGAGCTGCTTATGGAACGGCAAAGAGTGGTGTTGGTGTGGCTTCCATGGGAGTGATGAGACCCGAGCTTGTGATGAAATCCATTGTCCCTGTTGTTATGGCTGGTGTGTTGGGTATTTACGGATTGATTATTGCTGTTATCATCAGTACCGGGATTAACCCCAAGGCTAAGTCTTACTACCTCTTCGACGGATACGCCCATCTCTCTTCTGGTCTTGCTTGTGGTCTTGCTGGTCTTTCCGCTGGAATGGCCATTGGTATTGTCGGAGATGCTGGTGTCAGGTTTGTCTCTTTTCCTAAAGCTtcacaatatataacatttgGTGCTTGACTTGTCTGTCtgcaattctttttttttcagggCAAATGCTCAGCAGCCTAAGCTCTTTGTCGGGATGATTCTTATCCTTATCTTCGCAGAAGCGCTTGCTCTTTACGGGCTTATTGTAGGAATTATCCTCTCCTCTAGAGCTGGCCAGTCTAGAGCTGAATGAGAAAGTACCCCAAAGGTACTTCTTTTACTTTCTGTGTGCTTTATTTAGTATGTATCATCGAAAACTGGAACATTTACTGGATTCTTGGAACTTTGTTTCGAAAGCAAAACCACCTATGGTTTATTTATTGTTTGGTTCTGTAATAAAGAGCTCGGAGGAGCTTTggtatgtttttatttttgtattcttGTATTGTCCTGAGGAAGTAAGTTATAATACATGTATTTGTAAAGAAGTTTGCTTTCTGAAAccatcttgctctctcctctggTGTTGTGTTCGTGaagttgttgttttgttttcttggtGAAGTTTTTATGTCATTATTTTCATTCATGTTTAAAGTTTCGTGACAAAAgtataaagaaaaagaattttTGATTCGCCTGTTTGTTCTATGTTACACATAATTGTTTCTCTATGCTTTGGGTTTtgattatttgaaatacaaTGTTTGCGTTTTTAATTCCAggccatttttatttaaaaacaaaattttctatgattttttaattgaatagTAATACAAacgttttacaaatatttttaacgtgaataaaattataaatttttcacAACCTTGTCATCACTAAATCACTATCCTGTATTGGCAGCACTCCTAACCTTGTTTCGCTTACGGACCCAAAAGCTTGAATCGACGACATGTACAACAGTTACTTTACCATGTTTAAAACAAATTCTTACTTTTAGTTTACGATTAGAGTATTTGTTTTTCGTTAGATTTCTTCTATTCGTGAGTTTAGGAGACTAGGACGTCGATTTGCAAGATTTATCACGTGATATAAATTCGTCTTACTCTGACTTTCACAATAAATTTTGTACGTATGCATAAACGTGCTTAGTTGTTTAAATACTTGGTTGAAGAGATGGCAGCAGCCATTTCATGCAGGGCCACAAACCAAGCCTTCGCCCTTTGGAACCTCTCTTAGACTATTTACCTTTTGGaaatataaaatctatatttGTTGTATATCAGTATATGAATACATTATGGACATGCAATAATATAttcagaaataaaaataatctatAGATTTTGATTATCTTAGACCATGTGATATGACCCGCAATGTTCGTTATACATTTTAATTTGAATATGCCGTTTTACATCATCAAATAGTTCCTATAGTTTTCGGTTGTTGGAACGACCAAAAGATAAATAAGACATTAGAAGAAAATAGCAACAAACTATCTTTAGAAGTGATGGCTTCCTCTATATTATTAGTCCATATTCATACTAATAGTCTAATACTTACTGGGCTGATTCAGGTTTGTCCATCACTTTGTAAGAGTGTTATATAGCGtcaattatacaaaaaaaaaggtgaaagtttcttattttattgttataataTAGGCATGACCGATGCCAAAAAGCATGTGACTTGTAAAACTACAAAATTACGAGCAAAGATGCGGTCAGGAGACCTTACGACAGCTGACTAGTTTTGTATTGTTTTGTAAGGGCCACTTTAgcattttgttttggttttgtattGCATTATTGCATATTGTTTTATATTGTCAAATAAAAGTCCGGATACGTGGTCTTTACGTGATTATGCAGCGAATCAGTGATGCATGAAAAATGAGACAAAGTAATGAACAACAACTAGGCAACAACATACGACGACTGTTATAACTTTTTTCTTCACATACGACTGTTATAACTTATATCTAATAAATACCAAAGTACTTTTAAGTTAACTAATTGCCCACCTCAATTGAATATGCTTTTGAgtgtatatatgtgtatatatatatatatcaattcttaACAtggtataatttaaatatacaaatggTTGTAAACGTatacaattaaaaattattatatttaaaatttttaaaagtgtgGTTGTTCCTAACgcataaaaattatgtttaaaacaACTGAGATATATCATATACACCAGGGCTTACATTAGCAACATCCACGTGAAATGATCTATGTTTGTGTACGCCATGGAATTAAATAGTTTGGTTAATTTTTAACCAGAGAAATAGGTTGTATAATACCTTAATGAGTTAATGGTTATAATATTCCGAAAAGATGTTCAGATTGAATGCATATGATAAGAAAAGTAGaatgaatagaaaaaaaaaagagagtaggTTCAATCAACCGAGTTTGGCACGGCACACGTTAGAATAGATTATCGAGAGTGCCAAAGTCATTTGTAGCCTTAATTGACCTTCACAACCACATGACAATTAATCTCCCAAATCACACGTCACGTAATTAAGAGCTATATGTTTAGTACGTTGGCCGATGCGATATTAGGATTAACTAtgataaaaattgtataaactGCATGACTCGTTACGAATATCTTTGATTTGaggaatatttatatattttgtttcttttgaacGAAAAAGGGGAATAGAATAGTGCATGGTATAAAATATCAAATGAGAGAGCATTGTTTTACGATAGCTTTAAGAGTGGTGTACGTGGGTAGTCCGCGTTCAGTAAACGCCGTTTACCGCCGTCAACGCGTTTTGCTTTCCTTATTCTGTTGAATATTCTAATTGTAAGTTGCCAAACTCTATCAGCTTTATCAGCTTGAGCGATGCATATGCTCATGAGTCATGAaacttttgtgtttttttctcaAGTTATTCGTTACTTAAAAGATGTactagtttaagaaaaaaaaaagatgtactAGTGTTAATATTTGGTGCGtacttaaatttatatataacatgTATTTAGTTTTGCGGAAATAATTGGAAAAGGAGAAACCACATGATATGATACTTCCTTATTTCTCTTTTCTTAACAGCATCATATATGGATTTAGTCATTGTATAGTTCTATGTTTTTATGGCTTGAATGGCTTATATTATCTCATTTTCCTAAACGTAACCCCGTCACATAAGAAATGCATACATATgcataaaacaaaattgatcATATAAACACAATAGAAGAACAAACACTTTGGAGGAATATGAGGTTGAAGGGTattaaataattacataattaTAAGGAATGGAGAAGATTTAATTAGGAACCCGAAGAACATATCATCCGCCCATTCCTATATATCAAATTATCAATGTCCGTTATATCTTACCCCTGGGACTGTAATCGCTGGATAATATAAATTTCCTGGAAAGAAAAACAACTACTTCCCTTAAAACATTGCACAGATGAACAATGTTTCTCCATCGGTTTCTGAAATCTTAaggttttttttcttacttcaCAAAGATGGATTTTGTACataaatatatctttttttcaaaatataagccAATTAATTTGCATATTATCTTTACGATTACTTACTTAAATGCAAGTTTTTGTATGAAACAAAATTTAACTGCAAAACATGAAAATCAGAAATGCCATAAAAAGTCTAACAATCACAATATGATGATGTTAAcgatttaaaactaaaattaaaatttagttagaaatacgaaaacatcttatattagaacatcaaaaattatttaaacattttaCATTTCAAAACGGATAAGTATTTTTTAGAGAATTAAAAAAGTCTGTATAAAATTCAATGAGAAAAGTTTTGATGAAAAATTAACTTAATCACCACGGATGTGACATTCCAGTTGGTTTAAACGCATGAGTTGGTGCTGTTGTATTCATGGGTTCGATCTACTATGGAAAAAATGTTTTACGCTAAAATATTATCAATGCCGGCCGGGTCTCAAAATTTCCGgataatcaaaaataaattaacttagagcttgattggtttccccgctaccacccgcaaacgcagcttttgcggttggtagcggttgacagcgtttcgaaacaatcatccAAACCGttacaaatcgcttcaaaccgctccgaacttcttaaaatcaaaagctggttccagctagcgtttgcggttgcgggcggttgcgggaggataattttttttctttttctttaaaaaccatataaatacaaaaataaaaatattcaataaattttttaaaatggaattataaaaatactaaaatatatctattatattttaattaatattataaaattttaaaataaaaatattttctataattttaaaaatttaaaactataactttgaaaatataatttacatatttattataatattatgatttttgatatttttataattatataaaatgtaaatattgttaatttattatttaaccgctgctgtatttggtagttaaccagtcataattatcccgcaaacgcaccaatttttaaccgcagaaccagtcgtacaaatctcttaaaaccgctagaaaccgcaaccacccgcatccgcaaacgcccgcagccgcaaccgcaaccgctgcgtttgaaccagtcaggcccttaatcGGCGTCTTgttcaaaatattattgttattgttggtaaaaggaaataaaacttaatatggtgatttattttataaatcgcTGACAGAAATTAATTGACATGCTTCCAAGTTAAAGGCATGGTCCGTGAAGTTATGCCCATTAAAATACGGGTTGCAGCATCCAATAAAACGGCACACGTATCATAACCTGCTCCGCCACGCGGCGACTGCTAGCCAAGTGTTCGTGACCAAAAGAGAATCTtgttcttataaaaaatattactccCTACATTTCTTAAAGATACATATTCTAaagaaaaaatttgtttcaaaaaaattcatttttttatttttaatatatgttttattaattaattacaaacttcaaaaaacctAATTGCactaattgattttttattagcttaaaattatagaaaaaagataaacacaaaaaattatacaaatttaatgtgttttattaaaatgtgtaaaaaaattagaatatggatattttaaaaacagaggaagTATAACAAAACCCCAAGAGTACCCTAAACCCATTAATTATTATACTTCATCCGTTTCGGTATATAAATAGTTCTATAAGGTTTTTATTTGTTTCGCAatataaattacttttaaagTCCAATGCACAatataatatgataaaatttgataaaaaaaataaaaatttgtcaTTGGCTCCATTTTCCTTTTAATTAAATGCTAAAGctataaatatgttttcttaaatGCTTGTGTTTTTATGCAAACTACTTATAAATTGAAACGGAGAAAGTATTGtcataattttatattctttccgtttcgtaaaaaaaatatcacttaTCCAATAAAACGGCACACGTTTCATAACCTGCCGGCGACTGCTACCCAAGTGTTTGTGACGAATAGAGAATCTTTTTCTATAAAAAGTACTATAACAAAACCCCAAACCtatattttatcataatttttgcacccttttttcataaaaatatcatttagatACATTTTACGCAGattaaaaataatagaatatacaattattaaaataaaacgatttaattaaatatttattgattattttaaaaaataaaaaataacattaaaattatattaaaaatgtagaataacacttttttgaaacaaaataaaaatctagaataattttttttatgaaacaaatgaattatttttttaatgtctaGCTATTAC
It encodes:
- the LOC103834393 gene encoding V-type proton ATPase subunit c1; its protein translation is MSTFSGDETAPFFGFLGAAAALVFSCMGAAYGTAKSGVGVASMGVMRPELVMKSIVPVVMAGVLGIYGLIIAVIISTGINPKAKSYYLFDGYAHLSSGLACGLAGLSAGMAIGIVGDAGVRANAQQPKLFVGMILILIFAEALALYGLIVGIILSSRAGQSRAE
- the LOC117127377 gene encoding uncharacterized protein LOC117127377; its protein translation is MVVGKTVFRMECYPKTVRLMTVLSDLETDVERLRSIVSSISIVDIHPHSDERFLPTLTRTLYKYESRVNSYYNLNHIALLSLNFRSYQIRNTMADNLRRAIQDLNLGADDAPEMLPQAVCHEAVRVNQFSLMGRPLIRRKQNIRAMLTSLPRMWGLTGLITGRLIERTKFQFVFPSEEMMRSVINRGPWAFNDRMLVVQRWTPDLMEEELNTIPFWVQIRGIPLQYLTADVIQHIGDRIGEVKDVDFNPETASAIEFVRVKILWNVNLPLRFQKNFQFVPGVNTLLRFRYERLRGFCETCGMLTHDTGECLNQPQHHPEEGDDHDANDGGEGHQQAEDAAPDNQNAEMGNPNEDSDGSAADLGEDRVEDGVYRAQAASAGVQHALRDEDWHQHTVRRNLFVDTLLEECLTGDGGLLPASRRQSQDHVSIDGGWSSDRTFQQYGSFLESGSASGESSRKRQREEEVFADKFPIVSEKYSKIESAQGNNSLRKIQTDYGAMEDETDTLTPPSFCRGAVGPNPPTPP